Proteins encoded together in one Thermomonospora curvata DSM 43183 window:
- a CDS encoding Appr-1-p processing domain-containing protein, translating to MEPPAYELLTADLKKLRERGLARLRQTSLPALETAAALCGDGDPASGSMYRTATLEDILRKAVADLGGDLSEAAGYTFGLVSGTRDWPVGERRKRAAAIYGVSTERFRKHHEQLIVEQVAESILKLCKTNESARSAPPSAPALPDGPRELRLGGPELPVTLHFMPVEMVRGVDVIVSSENVYLEISKLFRSSLSAALRRAAARISETGEILDDVIQRELTQWMRKHGRFGLPVAAGTVAPTTPGEMARAGVRRLYHAAVAVPRMGGDAYDITPEAVARAVRNVFHLAEQERERFDPPLRSIAFPLFGAGRGGLDPAVSFGYLWAALEREIGGRSGHWDLHLITRSRRDAEAVVRLLDRNG from the coding sequence ATGGAGCCCCCCGCCTACGAGCTGCTGACTGCCGATCTGAAGAAATTGCGCGAACGAGGACTGGCGCGCCTGCGGCAAACCTCGTTGCCCGCCCTGGAGACGGCGGCGGCCTTGTGCGGAGACGGCGATCCGGCCTCTGGCAGCATGTACCGGACCGCCACACTTGAGGACATCTTGCGCAAAGCAGTCGCCGACCTGGGCGGAGACCTCTCCGAGGCGGCCGGCTACACCTTCGGACTGGTGTCCGGCACCCGCGACTGGCCCGTCGGAGAACGCCGGAAAAGAGCCGCCGCCATTTATGGGGTCAGCACCGAACGCTTCCGCAAGCACCACGAACAGCTCATCGTGGAGCAAGTTGCAGAATCCATCCTCAAACTCTGCAAAACGAACGAATCGGCACGCTCTGCACCGCCGTCTGCTCCCGCGTTGCCCGACGGCCCTCGAGAACTGCGGCTCGGCGGTCCCGAGCTGCCCGTGACGCTGCACTTCATGCCGGTGGAGATGGTCCGGGGAGTCGATGTGATCGTCTCCTCGGAGAACGTCTACCTGGAGATCTCCAAACTCTTCCGGAGCTCGTTGTCGGCCGCACTGCGCCGGGCCGCCGCCCGCATCAGCGAGACCGGCGAGATCCTCGACGATGTGATCCAGCGGGAGCTGACCCAGTGGATGCGCAAGCACGGCCGGTTCGGCCTGCCGGTGGCGGCGGGCACCGTCGCTCCGACCACCCCAGGGGAGATGGCCCGGGCGGGAGTGCGACGGCTCTACCACGCGGCGGTCGCCGTCCCCCGCATGGGCGGAGACGCATACGACATCACCCCCGAGGCCGTGGCCCGGGCCGTCCGCAACGTCTTTCATCTGGCCGAGCAGGAACGGGAGCGCTTCGATCCACCACTGCGGTCGATCGCCTTCCCGCTTTTCGGCGCCGGCCGGGGCGGGCTCGATCCAGCGGTGAGTTTCGGTTATCTGTGGGCTGCGCTGGAGCGAGAGATCGGCGGCCGCAGCGGGCACTGGGACCTGCACCTGATCACGCGTTCCAGGCGTGACGCCGAGGCGGTGGTGCGGCTGCTCGACCGGAATGGATGA
- a CDS encoding nucleotide exchange factor GrpE, which produces MASEPVTTEEQTTQIAEPAESGPAKDSFPDTLAERLAALEKTVTEFHRRSAHREAVIDRLHEENQRLRNGLHRAILEPVVSDLIRLYDSLRREAARPADEAFGRLLDSFADDVLLILDRCGFEEFTARPGDPFEPGKHAAVSVLPVEDEALDNTVAEVVASGFLERETGRVRRPVRARFHQFRGSEKAASSTVPSTLEHSGQNLKEREE; this is translated from the coding sequence ATGGCGAGCGAACCTGTGACGACCGAGGAACAGACCACGCAGATCGCTGAGCCCGCGGAATCCGGTCCTGCAAAAGACAGCTTTCCGGACACGCTTGCCGAGCGGCTGGCGGCGCTCGAGAAAACGGTGACGGAGTTCCACCGCCGCTCAGCGCACCGGGAGGCGGTGATCGACCGGCTCCATGAGGAGAACCAGCGGCTGCGCAATGGTCTGCACCGCGCCATCCTGGAGCCGGTCGTCAGTGACCTGATCAGGCTGTACGACTCGCTGCGGCGGGAGGCTGCGCGGCCGGCCGATGAGGCCTTCGGCCGGCTGCTGGACAGCTTTGCCGACGATGTGCTGCTGATCTTGGACCGCTGCGGTTTCGAGGAGTTCACCGCCCGTCCCGGAGACCCCTTCGAACCGGGAAAGCACGCCGCGGTGTCGGTGCTGCCGGTCGAGGACGAGGCGCTGGACAACACCGTGGCCGAGGTCGTGGCGTCGGGCTTCCTGGAGCGCGAGACAGGCCGGGTCCGCCGTCCCGTCCGGGCTCGTTTTCACCAGTTCCGCGGTTCTGAGAAGGCGGCCTCCTCCACCGTTCCCTCCACACTGGAACACTCCGGACAAAACTTGAAAGAGCGGGAAGAATGA
- a CDS encoding Hsp70 family protein produces the protein MTTFGIDLGTTYSCIAYIDETGRPVVAKNMVGQDTTPSVVYFETPDNVVVGQDAKASAKLFPDQVVSLIKRQMGKQFEMDFHGVKHTPETISALILKELARAASEYVHQEVRDVVITVPAYFGVAEREATRNAGKIAGLNVLNLIPEPVAAALHYGTLTAEGDATILVYDLGGGTFDTTVVRMQGGDVQVVCTDGDHRLGGADWDERIADYLLQGFLDANLGSEAADNEDFLQELALAAEDMKKALSTTRSRRHNMRFGGATAQVELTREKFEELTEDLLTRTFDITERTIEQAGAQGVTSFDEVLLVGGSTRMPAVAEGLRKRFGFEPKLHDPDLAVAKGAAQFALIESIKIRLPGEEGGTAAPSEEAVAQVAERIGMEPEKVRRLVGRRVAAVVPRAFGVKVLDDVAGGEERFSISHVLKANTPLPARPDPQRFCTAYPNQVAIEVEIWEQAGAVESPNLADNVKIGEGTITDLPPLPQGSPVDITFAMDELGTLSVHAVELQTKKDLTIEIRIEGLSEAQVNEAKAAIARYSTSG, from the coding sequence ATGACGACTTTCGGCATCGACCTCGGCACCACCTATTCGTGCATCGCCTACATCGATGAAACCGGGCGCCCGGTCGTCGCCAAGAACATGGTCGGGCAGGACACCACTCCCTCGGTGGTGTACTTCGAGACCCCCGACAACGTCGTCGTCGGCCAGGACGCCAAGGCCTCGGCGAAGCTCTTCCCCGATCAGGTGGTCTCCCTGATCAAACGGCAGATGGGCAAGCAGTTCGAGATGGACTTCCACGGGGTCAAGCACACCCCGGAGACGATCTCGGCGCTCATCTTGAAGGAACTGGCCCGCGCCGCCTCCGAGTACGTCCACCAGGAGGTGCGCGACGTCGTCATCACCGTGCCCGCCTATTTCGGCGTGGCCGAACGGGAGGCCACCCGCAACGCCGGCAAGATCGCCGGCTTGAACGTGCTCAACCTGATCCCCGAGCCGGTGGCGGCGGCCCTCCACTACGGGACGCTGACTGCCGAGGGCGACGCCACGATCCTGGTGTACGACTTGGGCGGCGGCACTTTCGACACCACGGTCGTCCGGATGCAGGGCGGCGACGTCCAGGTGGTGTGCACCGACGGCGACCACCGGCTGGGCGGTGCCGACTGGGACGAGCGGATCGCCGACTACCTGCTGCAGGGATTCCTGGACGCCAACCTCGGCTCGGAAGCCGCCGACAACGAGGACTTCCTGCAGGAGCTGGCGCTCGCCGCCGAGGACATGAAGAAGGCGCTCAGCACCACCCGCTCGCGGCGTCACAACATGCGCTTCGGCGGCGCCACCGCCCAGGTCGAACTGACCCGCGAGAAGTTCGAAGAACTCACCGAGGACCTGCTGACCAGGACCTTCGACATCACCGAGCGCACCATCGAGCAGGCCGGCGCCCAGGGCGTCACCTCCTTCGACGAGGTGCTGCTGGTCGGCGGGTCGACGCGGATGCCCGCGGTGGCCGAAGGGCTGCGCAAACGCTTCGGCTTCGAACCAAAGCTGCACGACCCCGACCTGGCCGTCGCCAAAGGGGCGGCCCAGTTCGCCCTCATCGAGTCGATCAAGATCCGGCTGCCCGGCGAGGAAGGGGGGACGGCCGCCCCCTCCGAGGAGGCCGTCGCCCAGGTGGCCGAGCGCATCGGGATGGAGCCGGAGAAGGTGCGCCGCCTGGTCGGCCGGCGGGTCGCCGCCGTCGTGCCCCGCGCCTTCGGCGTCAAGGTCCTCGACGACGTCGCAGGGGGGGAAGAGCGCTTCTCCATCAGCCACGTCCTCAAGGCCAACACACCGCTGCCGGCCCGGCCGGACCCCCAGCGGTTCTGCACCGCCTACCCCAACCAGGTCGCCATCGAAGTGGAGATCTGGGAGCAGGCCGGGGCGGTGGAATCCCCCAACCTGGCCGACAACGTCAAGATCGGCGAGGGGACCATCACCGATCTGCCGCCGCTGCCGCAGGGCTCGCCCGTCGACATCACCTTCGCCATGGACGAGCTCGGCACCTTGAGCGTCCACGCGGTGGAACTGCAGACCAAAAAGGATCTCACCATCGAGATCCGCATCGAAGGGCTCTCCGAGGCCCAGGTGAACGAGGCCAAGGCCGCCATCGCGCGCTACAGCACCAGTGGGTGA
- a CDS encoding fibronectin type III domain-containing protein, translated as MAFDKDTYRKAVLDPARKAGNALPADLFERYGLDQVRLSSEAEFAAHLKEVVAYWRVLRQRSRVYAKLIEALLAAHQELERAGRLTLRYFQEESRRRREENERKLQEMVAAMAATTPCLDPQALEELIALGGGPACAPRLRRLLAEHKIRLVDRPWELPSDPPIPASQYQRLHEQLERLGLRLSAEVVFGAQAVRGGFRLRPRFALQAGSGGTLTAETIAAAKARQRTRAQDESKPLLDSVLATLEKAAAAPGRLDELLVWEVAETLRPYAAAGLPARQVAERAAELGLVRDQAEELAFALSRAGSAAGAAPDPVREIEQALRADRLRTAQRLLEQLPADQEPQLRQRVVERARQADELAEQAARLITEGRTEEAAERLAAALRIAADDEDLAERLRALPPPAPQRVRTGCEGRRVTVAWDPAPARTGQVRYRVVRTVGSAAQGAGQGVLIGQTDANEVTDSAPPPGVEVVYTVFATRAEGVWSAPAAAPPLLLLPEVEDLSITAGEDAVAVTWRPPEEMTEVIVTRTTDDREQNRLPVTARDGFTDTDVVPGRRYRYRIQAVYTGPDGTRCHSRGLVAEATPQRRPEPVTDLSAEPSQTEGAPMVELSWTPPEAGQVTIRVAQDPPPWPPGTRVEPAELGRYGRELAGAPVRGLDGRMHLTVPAEPGRRHYLAVSRGAGLAVAGAATALQTVAAVSELTARRMGQTLLVSWVWPPGVGLAEVTWRPADGSAPPTTVECGRRTYEDNGGCRLPVGQDAGEVTVRAVVRDVHGRSRSRPRSVTVSAAGTEVRYEFRRRSGLRRRSRATLVLTAERRCRMPPLVVVHHVGSVRPLRPDQGEVICRVPARELDPATPVTVPIEVPPARGGRSWLVCFPDPQADESGDAITLRRLSGAW; from the coding sequence GTGGCGTTCGACAAGGACACCTACCGCAAGGCCGTGCTCGACCCGGCCAGGAAGGCGGGCAACGCTCTTCCGGCCGACCTGTTCGAGCGCTACGGCCTGGACCAGGTCCGGCTCTCCTCGGAAGCGGAGTTCGCCGCCCACCTCAAGGAGGTCGTCGCCTACTGGCGGGTGCTCCGGCAGCGCAGCCGCGTCTACGCCAAGCTGATCGAGGCCCTGCTCGCCGCCCACCAGGAGCTGGAGCGAGCCGGTCGCCTCACCCTGCGGTACTTCCAGGAGGAGAGCCGGCGACGGCGGGAGGAGAACGAAAGAAAGCTCCAGGAGATGGTCGCGGCGATGGCTGCGACCACCCCCTGCCTCGACCCGCAGGCACTAGAAGAGCTCATCGCCCTCGGCGGAGGCCCCGCCTGCGCCCCTCGGCTCCGGCGGCTGCTGGCCGAGCACAAGATCCGCCTCGTCGACCGGCCCTGGGAGCTGCCGTCCGACCCCCCCATCCCGGCCTCCCAGTACCAGCGGCTGCACGAGCAGCTCGAGCGGCTCGGCCTGCGGCTGTCGGCGGAGGTGGTCTTCGGCGCCCAGGCGGTCCGCGGCGGCTTCCGGCTCCGCCCCCGCTTCGCCCTCCAAGCCGGTTCGGGCGGGACGCTGACCGCCGAGACCATCGCCGCCGCCAAGGCCCGGCAGCGGACCCGCGCCCAGGACGAGAGCAAACCCCTGCTCGACAGCGTGCTGGCGACCCTGGAGAAGGCGGCCGCCGCCCCGGGCCGGCTGGATGAGCTGCTGGTGTGGGAGGTCGCCGAGACGCTGCGCCCCTATGCGGCGGCGGGCCTGCCGGCCAGGCAGGTCGCCGAGCGCGCCGCCGAGCTCGGCCTGGTCCGCGACCAGGCCGAGGAACTGGCGTTCGCGCTGTCCCGGGCCGGCTCGGCGGCCGGCGCCGCCCCCGACCCGGTCCGCGAGATCGAGCAGGCACTGCGAGCCGACCGGCTGCGCACCGCCCAGCGGCTGCTGGAGCAGCTCCCCGCCGACCAGGAGCCGCAGCTGCGCCAACGGGTTGTCGAACGCGCCCGCCAGGCCGACGAACTGGCCGAGCAGGCCGCCCGGCTCATCACCGAGGGTCGCACCGAGGAGGCCGCCGAGCGCCTGGCCGCCGCGTTGCGGATCGCAGCCGACGACGAGGACCTCGCCGAGCGGCTGCGCGCCCTGCCGCCGCCCGCCCCGCAACGGGTGCGCACCGGCTGCGAGGGCCGCCGCGTCACCGTGGCCTGGGATCCCGCCCCCGCCCGGACCGGACAGGTGCGCTACCGCGTGGTCCGCACTGTGGGAAGCGCGGCCCAGGGCGCCGGTCAAGGCGTCCTCATCGGGCAGACCGACGCCAACGAGGTGACCGACTCGGCGCCGCCGCCCGGCGTGGAGGTGGTCTACACCGTGTTCGCCACCCGCGCCGAAGGCGTGTGGTCGGCCCCCGCCGCGGCCCCGCCGCTGTTGCTGCTGCCCGAGGTCGAGGACCTGTCGATCACGGCCGGAGAGGACGCGGTGGCGGTGACCTGGCGGCCCCCCGAGGAGATGACCGAGGTCATCGTCACCCGCACCACCGACGACCGGGAGCAGAACCGCCTTCCCGTGACCGCCCGGGACGGGTTCACCGACACCGACGTGGTGCCCGGCCGCCGCTACCGCTACCGCATCCAGGCCGTCTACACCGGCCCGGACGGCACCCGCTGCCACTCCCGCGGGCTCGTCGCAGAGGCCACCCCCCAACGGCGCCCAGAGCCGGTGACCGACCTGTCGGCCGAGCCGTCGCAGACGGAGGGCGCCCCCATGGTCGAGCTCTCCTGGACCCCTCCGGAGGCCGGCCAGGTGACGATCCGGGTGGCGCAGGATCCGCCCCCCTGGCCGCCGGGCACCCGCGTGGAGCCCGCCGAGCTCGGCCGCTACGGCCGGGAGCTGGCGGGCGCCCCCGTCCGCGGCCTGGACGGGCGCATGCACCTGACCGTCCCCGCCGAACCGGGACGCCGGCACTACCTGGCGGTGAGCCGAGGCGCGGGGCTTGCGGTGGCAGGCGCCGCGACCGCGTTGCAGACCGTGGCGGCGGTCAGTGAGCTGACCGCCCGCAGGATGGGGCAGACGCTGCTGGTGAGCTGGGTGTGGCCGCCGGGCGTGGGGCTCGCCGAGGTGACCTGGAGGCCGGCAGACGGCTCCGCTCCGCCCACCACCGTCGAGTGCGGGCGCCGAACGTATGAGGACAACGGCGGCTGCCGCCTTCCGGTCGGGCAGGACGCCGGTGAGGTCACCGTGCGAGCCGTGGTGCGGGACGTCCACGGCCGCTCCCGGTCCCGGCCGCGTTCGGTGACGGTCTCCGCCGCCGGCACGGAGGTCCGCTACGAGTTCCGCCGCCGGTCCGGGCTGCGCCGCCGCTCACGGGCCACGCTGGTGCTCACCGCCGAGCGCCGCTGCCGCATGCCGCCGCTGGTGGTGGTGCACCACGTGGGGAGCGTGCGCCCGCTCCGCCCCGACCAGGGCGAGGTGATCTGCCGGGTGCCGGCCCGTGAGCTGGACCCGGCCACCCCGGTCACGGTGCCGATCGAGGTCCCGCCCGCCCGTGGCGGCCGCTCCTGGCTGGTGTGCTTCCCCGACCCGCAGGCCGACGAGTCCGGGGATGCGATCACGCTGCGACGCCTCTCGGGAGCGTGGTGA
- a CDS encoding TRAFAC clade GTPase domain-containing protein: MPSLFSASRRLICPYCYLPFQPREIKFRCTGLRGPAGEGCERKRDEKQEQYFGLVKPLPPAFSAKGERMAARCPHCRGETTQRICPHCHSLLPVHFDRVDNKMIAMVGAKATGKTVYMTVLLHELMHSVGRRFNAAVVGSDDHTRAEFSRRYEKTLYRERMLPGTTRTARAEPRRPLVFKVTLDEQRRLRRSRNRDTITSFFDTAGEDLTSRESVELNVRYLAAADGIILLLDPLQMRGARKLARPGTPLPVLDEHTDSPVNVLARVTDLLYQAQQRSPQSRVPTPIAVAFSKIDALRHTFSADSPLLWEPPSDKPCFDEADSLAVHEYVRALLHEWEGGQIDHILTRNYTAFRYFGLSALGDSPTENNEVDPKGIRPYRVADPFLWLLSRFGMVPTSKG; this comes from the coding sequence ATGCCTTCCCTGTTCTCCGCATCGCGTCGGCTGATCTGCCCTTACTGCTACCTGCCGTTCCAACCCCGCGAGATCAAATTCCGGTGCACCGGGCTGCGCGGCCCTGCGGGCGAAGGGTGCGAGCGCAAAAGAGACGAAAAGCAGGAACAGTACTTCGGGCTGGTCAAGCCTTTGCCGCCGGCCTTCTCCGCCAAAGGCGAGCGCATGGCCGCCCGCTGCCCCCACTGCCGGGGCGAAACCACCCAGCGCATCTGCCCCCACTGCCACAGCCTGCTGCCGGTGCACTTCGACCGCGTCGACAACAAGATGATCGCGATGGTCGGGGCCAAGGCCACCGGCAAGACGGTGTACATGACCGTGCTGCTGCACGAACTCATGCACTCAGTGGGGCGGCGTTTCAACGCGGCCGTGGTCGGCTCCGACGACCACACCCGCGCTGAATTCTCCCGGCGTTATGAAAAGACGCTCTACCGGGAGCGGATGCTGCCGGGCACGACACGCACTGCCCGGGCCGAACCCCGCCGCCCGCTGGTATTCAAGGTCACCCTGGACGAACAGCGCCGGCTGCGCCGCTCCCGCAACCGGGACACCATCACCTCTTTCTTCGACACCGCCGGCGAGGACCTGACCTCCCGCGAGAGCGTGGAGCTCAACGTCCGCTACCTGGCCGCCGCGGACGGCATCATCCTGCTGCTGGACCCGCTCCAGATGCGCGGGGCGCGGAAGCTGGCCCGGCCGGGAACCCCGCTGCCGGTGCTGGACGAGCACACCGACAGCCCCGTCAACGTGCTGGCCCGGGTCACCGACCTGCTCTACCAGGCGCAGCAGCGCAGCCCGCAAAGCCGCGTCCCCACCCCCATCGCGGTCGCCTTTTCCAAGATCGACGCCCTGCGGCACACCTTCTCCGCCGACAGCCCGCTGCTGTGGGAGCCGCCGTCGGATAAGCCGTGCTTCGACGAGGCCGACAGCCTGGCGGTGCACGAATACGTGCGGGCGCTGCTGCACGAGTGGGAGGGCGGGCAGATCGACCACATCCTGACCCGCAATTACACCGCCTTCCGCTATTTCGGCCTGTCGGCGCTGGGCGACAGCCCGACGGAGAACAACGAGGTGGATCCCAAGGGCATCCGCCCCTATCGGGTGGCCGATCCGTTCCTGTGGCTGCTGAGCCGATTCGGCATGGTGCCCACCTCCAAGGGCTGA